In Candidatus Falkowbacteria bacterium, a genomic segment contains:
- a CDS encoding LemA family protein gives MTTWIILGVVVVLALVLVGLYNSLVRLKNRVDEAWADIDVQLKRRYDLIPNLIETVKGYASHEKETLDKVVNARNAAMQAQSTGNSAEIERTENMLSSTLKSIFALSEAYPDLKANTNFLELQRELSDTENKIQASRRFYNTNVRDFNTKLEVFPTNMIANMLGFKSREFFEATEGEKENIKVGF, from the coding sequence ATGACTACATGGATAATTTTAGGAGTAGTGGTTGTTTTAGCCCTGGTTCTTGTTGGGTTATATAACAGCTTAGTGCGCTTAAAGAATCGAGTTGATGAGGCGTGGGCTGATATTGACGTTCAATTAAAGCGTCGTTATGACCTTATTCCAAATTTGATTGAAACAGTCAAAGGTTATGCTTCTCATGAAAAAGAAACGCTAGATAAAGTAGTTAATGCTCGTAATGCTGCGATGCAAGCACAGTCAACAGGCAATAGTGCAGAAATTGAAAGGACTGAGAATATGTTGTCTTCAACCTTGAAATCAATTTTTGCTTTATCAGAAGCTTACCCTGATCTAAAAGCAAATACCAACTTTCTTGAATTACAAAGAGAACTTTCTGACACTGAAAATAAAATTCAAGCTTCTCGTCGTTTTTATAACACCAACGTTCGTGACTTTAATACTAAGTTGGAAGTTTTTCCAACAAATATGATTGCCAATATGCTGGGCTTTAAATCACGAGAATTCTTTGAAGCTACTGAAGGTGAGAAGGAAAATATTAAGGTTGGATTTTAA
- the uvrB gene encoding excinuclease ABC subunit UvrB yields the protein MLNLSSPFKPTGDQPIAIKKLLDGLKKGFDQQTLLGVTGSGKTFTMANIIQEVQRPTLVISHNKTLAAQLYGEFKAFFPEAAVHYFVSYYDYYQPEAYIPHSDTYIEKEATINEEIDRLRHAATQSLINRRDVLIVASVSCIYGLGEKVDYLSLSQAFSAGETIKRNDILRRLIKIQYQRNDAELQRGEFRVRGDRIDIHLATGEAIVRLNLFGDTIEKIIIFNIRPDKSAAWLMELDDRKGQSLQRISILPAKHFMTTEPKLYEAVALIEKELEERLKQLRELGKISEADRLERKTNYDLEMIRQAGYCNGIENYSRHLSGRVPGSPAETLIDFFPDDYLLFVDESHVTLPQIRGMHAGDASRKDTLIEFGFRLPSARDNRPLTFDEFKTKVNQVIYVSATPAEYEIKNSKQVVEQVIRPTGLLDPQIEIRPRENQIKDLVKEIEIRVRKHQRVLVTTLTKRMAEELTEYLAQEGIKVTYLHSEVDTLDRVEILKELRSGVHDVLVGINLLREGLDLPEVSLVAILDADMAGFLRTETSLIQTIGRAARHQEGQVILYGDKITPAMKAALDVTNKRRKVQEDYNTKHGVTPTTVTSKEHESMIVT from the coding sequence ATGCTAAATCTCTCCTCCCCCTTCAAACCGACTGGTGATCAACCAATAGCTATCAAAAAGCTCCTAGACGGCCTTAAAAAAGGCTTTGATCAGCAAACCCTACTTGGTGTCACTGGATCTGGTAAAACCTTTACAATGGCAAATATTATTCAAGAAGTGCAGCGACCTACCTTAGTTATTTCTCATAACAAAACCTTGGCTGCCCAATTGTATGGCGAGTTTAAAGCCTTTTTCCCAGAAGCAGCTGTTCACTACTTTGTCTCCTATTACGACTACTACCAACCAGAGGCTTATATTCCTCATAGTGATACCTATATTGAAAAAGAAGCTACTATCAACGAGGAAATAGATAGATTGCGTCACGCCGCCACTCAATCACTAATTAATCGTCGCGATGTTTTAATTGTGGCCTCGGTTTCTTGTATTTATGGTTTAGGTGAAAAGGTTGACTACTTGTCCTTAAGCCAAGCCTTTTCAGCTGGTGAAACAATCAAACGAAATGATATTCTGCGTCGTTTAATTAAAATTCAATATCAACGCAATGATGCTGAGTTACAACGTGGAGAATTTCGTGTCCGTGGTGACCGTATTGATATTCACTTGGCAACCGGTGAAGCGATTGTGCGCTTAAACTTATTTGGTGACACTATTGAAAAAATAATTATTTTTAATATTCGACCTGATAAATCTGCTGCTTGGTTAATGGAACTTGATGATCGCAAAGGACAATCTCTGCAACGTATTAGCATTCTACCGGCTAAACATTTTATGACTACTGAACCAAAGTTGTATGAAGCTGTAGCTTTAATTGAAAAAGAATTAGAAGAACGTTTAAAGCAATTGCGTGAACTTGGAAAAATTTCCGAAGCGGATCGCCTAGAACGAAAAACAAATTATGATTTAGAAATGATTCGTCAGGCTGGGTATTGTAATGGTATTGAAAATTATTCTCGCCATCTGTCTGGTCGCGTACCTGGTTCTCCAGCCGAAACCTTGATTGATTTTTTTCCTGATGATTATTTATTATTTGTTGATGAGTCACATGTTACCCTCCCCCAAATTCGTGGTATGCATGCTGGTGATGCCTCACGCAAAGATACCTTGATTGAGTTTGGTTTTCGCTTGCCTAGCGCTCGCGATAATCGTCCTTTAACTTTTGATGAATTTAAAACCAAAGTTAATCAAGTAATTTATGTCAGTGCTACTCCAGCTGAATACGAAATAAAAAATTCTAAGCAAGTAGTCGAACAGGTTATTCGCCCCACTGGTCTGTTAGATCCCCAAATTGAGATTAGACCAAGAGAAAATCAGATTAAAGATTTAGTTAAAGAAATTGAGATTAGAGTTAGAAAACATCAACGTGTTTTGGTCACTACTCTGACTAAACGTATGGCCGAAGAGTTAACTGAGTATTTAGCCCAAGAAGGAATTAAAGTAACTTATTTACATAGTGAAGTTGATACCCTTGATCGAGTAGAAATATTAAAAGAATTACGAAGTGGTGTTCATGATGTGTTAGTAGGAATTAATTTACTACGTGAAGGTCTTGATCTACCTGAAGTTTCTTTAGTGGCGATTCTAGATGCTGATATGGCCGGCTTTCTACGAACTGAGACTTCATTAATTCAAACGATCGGCCGAGCGGCCAGGCATCAAGAAGGACAGGTTATTTTATATGGAGATAAAATTACACCAGCTATGAAAGCTGCTTTGGACGTAACTAATAAACGAAGAAAAGTACAAGAAGATTACAATACAAAACATGGCGTCACTCCCACAACTGTGACTTCAAAAGAACATGAGAGCATGATTGTAACGTAA
- the prmC gene encoding peptide chain release factor N(5)-glutamine methyltransferase, whose protein sequence is MPLNVKQALEKAINLFKKNHLTSSWLDAEVLLASVLKTDRSFIISHGERELSLSQKKQFNRYIKLRINHYPLAYIIGHKEFYSLDYIVTPVVLIPRPESELLVDLALDFYRKKPSSTIIDLGTGSGCLIIALQKNLSNNPNAFALDISTSALTLAKKNASRHNLKNINFLKSDLLTIFIQKQKYLSNSKHLIILANLPYVPLDIVKKEPSISREPKLALVGGIDGLDIYRRLSEQIYTLSELTKLPITLICEINPEQKKSFQKIWKEKVIFKTDLAKKTRVGIVEIKTVRSNDRTDFYKIIISFPLFWVHLSSLVQKIQLHWRQP, encoded by the coding sequence TTGCCGCTCAACGTGAAACAAGCGCTTGAGAAAGCAATTAATCTTTTTAAAAAAAATCATCTAACTTCAAGTTGGCTTGATGCTGAAGTTTTACTAGCATCGGTTTTAAAGACCGATCGGTCATTTATTATAAGTCACGGGGAACGAGAGCTCTCATTGTCTCAAAAAAAACAATTTAATAGATATATAAAACTACGGATTAATCATTACCCACTGGCCTATATTATTGGTCATAAAGAATTCTATAGTCTTGATTATATTGTAACGCCAGTTGTTTTAATCCCCCGCCCTGAAAGTGAATTATTAGTTGATTTAGCCCTTGATTTCTATAGAAAAAAACCTTCTTCAACCATTATTGATCTTGGTACTGGTTCTGGTTGTCTTATTATCGCTCTACAAAAAAACCTATCAAATAACCCAAATGCTTTTGCTTTGGATATTTCTACTTCAGCCCTGACGCTAGCTAAAAAAAATGCTAGCAGACATAATCTAAAAAATATTAATTTTTTAAAAAGTGACTTACTGACGATCTTTATACAAAAGCAAAAATATCTATCAAATTCAAAACATTTGATTATTCTTGCCAACCTTCCCTATGTTCCCCTGGATATTGTAAAGAAAGAGCCATCAATCAGTCGTGAGCCAAAACTAGCATTAGTTGGTGGCATAGATGGCTTAGATATATACCGCCGACTTTCAGAGCAGATCTATACACTCAGTGAATTAACGAAATTACCGATTACTCTTATTTGTGAAATTAATCCAGAACAAAAAAAATCTTTCCAAAAAATCTGGAAAGAAAAAGTTATTTTTAAAACCGACCTAGCAAAAAAAACCCGAGTTGGAATTGTTGAAATAAAAACCGTCCGGTCAAATGACAGGACGGATTTTTATAAAATAATTATTTCTTTTCCTCTGTTTTGGGTGCATCTTTCGTCGCTGGTTCAGAAGATCCAGCTGCATTGGCGTCAGCCGTAG
- a CDS encoding NUDIX domain-containing protein, producing MMEKKYQKIAVKAFIVKDNKVLLLQGGVKGWWELAGGKIEYGEDPKEALGRELQEELNVGTISIGEIIAAKSRINDIGEPLHMVFIIYRCMMPDNEFKISDEHVDWKWASVEDVKNLPMWEGYREVIFENME from the coding sequence TTGATGGAAAAGAAATATCAAAAAATTGCTGTCAAAGCTTTTATTGTCAAAGATAATAAAGTTTTATTATTACAAGGCGGCGTTAAAGGTTGGTGGGAGTTAGCCGGTGGAAAAATTGAATATGGAGAAGATCCAAAAGAAGCTTTGGGGCGTGAGTTACAAGAAGAATTAAATGTAGGTACTATTTCAATAGGTGAAATTATTGCTGCTAAATCAAGGATCAATGATATTGGTGAACCATTGCATATGGTTTTTATTATCTATAGATGTATGATGCCTGATAATGAATTTAAGATTAGTGACGAACATGTTGATTGGAAATGGGCATCAGTTGAGGATGTAAAAAATTTACCCATGTGGGAGGGGTATCGGGAGGTTATTTTTGAGAATATGGAGTAA
- a CDS encoding isoleucine--tRNA ligase, whose translation MAEKPHYIENEEKVRQFWKDSETFEKSVQKEAPDGDYSFYDGPPFATGTPHYGHIVASVMKDVVPRFWTMNGYRVERRWGWDCHGLPIENLVEKELGISNKQQIVEMGIDKFNELCRSKVLSYVPEWKQSVEKLGRWVDMENDYKTMDISFMESVWFVFKKLYDQGLIYEGYRSMYVCPRCETTLSQAEVSEGYKDIKDLSVVAKFELIDQPGTFLLAWTTTPWTLPGNVALAVNPKMEYVKVFIPGEGWSSDGSVSDQIKVNKQYYFILAKKRCEEFLTKIGKQFEIIEEIKGSDLIGKSFKPLFNYYSEDQTLENHENGWKIYSADFVSEEEGTGIVHIAPGYGEDDLNLGKDNKLPFVQHVGMDGVMKKEVTDFLGLHVKPIEDVTATDVAIIKYLAANGLLFFKEKYEHSYPHCWRCETPLINYATSSWFVSVIKLKEDNLLLDTAKTINWSPDYIKEGRFGNWLEGARDWSISRQRFWASVIPIWRCTECNEIRVFGSVKELEEASGQKVTDLHKHIVDTITFNCTCGKTMRRVPDVLDTWFDSGSMPYAQMHYDFENKEKFENNFPANFIAEGIDQTRTWFYYLHVLATGLFKKAAFQNVIVNGTVLAEDGKKMSKRLQNYPDPNLLMDKFGADALRAYLLAAPVMQAENMNFSEKGVQEALRKNIMILWNVYAFYEMYGGEEDPRNESKNILDQWILARLQQLISSVTEAMEKYNLPKAMRPITDFIDDLSTWYLRRSRDRVKEINDDKIAFLQTMKYVLLELSKVMAPFTPFVAEGLWQKVSGNNFSNEDQSVHLMLWPKMSDVKEIAIAEMIVVRKIVEMGLAERDIKKIKVRQPLQKIVVTSKTLLIENQDLIELIKDELNIKEVVFQAGDEDKVELDIVITSALEKEGLKREIVRTVNQIRKEQGLTIYDTIMVYWWTDEEKLEEVFAEYGADIKADTLAEEVTREQKNEAKEYTINNSIIYLLINKH comes from the coding sequence ATGGCAGAAAAACCACACTATATAGAAAATGAAGAAAAAGTTCGGCAATTTTGGAAAGATTCCGAAACTTTTGAAAAATCTGTGCAAAAAGAAGCGCCAGATGGTGACTATAGTTTTTATGATGGTCCGCCTTTTGCAACTGGAACTCCTCACTATGGGCATATAGTTGCCAGTGTGATGAAAGATGTTGTTCCACGTTTTTGGACAATGAATGGCTACCGCGTTGAACGTCGCTGGGGATGGGATTGTCATGGTTTGCCAATTGAGAATTTAGTGGAAAAGGAATTAGGCATTTCTAATAAACAACAGATTGTCGAAATGGGCATAGATAAATTTAATGAACTCTGTCGTTCAAAAGTTTTGAGCTATGTTCCAGAATGGAAACAATCAGTTGAAAAACTTGGTCGCTGGGTTGATATGGAAAATGATTACAAGACAATGGACATTTCTTTCATGGAATCTGTCTGGTTTGTGTTTAAAAAATTATATGATCAAGGTTTAATTTACGAAGGCTATCGGTCAATGTATGTTTGTCCACGTTGTGAAACAACTCTTTCACAAGCAGAGGTTAGTGAGGGTTATAAAGACATCAAAGATTTATCAGTAGTGGCGAAGTTTGAATTAATTGATCAGCCCGGAACTTTTTTATTAGCCTGGACAACAACACCGTGGACATTGCCGGGAAATGTGGCGTTGGCAGTGAATCCGAAAATGGAATATGTGAAAGTTTTTATCCCCGGTGAAGGATGGTCTTCTGATGGATCAGTTAGTGATCAGATAAAAGTTAACAAACAATATTATTTTATTTTGGCTAAGAAAAGATGCGAAGAATTTTTAACAAAAATTGGTAAACAATTTGAAATTATAGAAGAAATTAAAGGCTCAGATTTAATTGGAAAAAGTTTTAAACCTCTTTTCAATTATTACTCTGAAGATCAGACTTTAGAAAATCATGAGAACGGTTGGAAAATATATAGTGCTGATTTTGTGAGTGAAGAAGAAGGAACCGGAATTGTGCATATTGCTCCGGGATATGGTGAAGATGATTTAAATTTAGGCAAAGATAATAAACTTCCATTTGTTCAGCATGTTGGAATGGATGGAGTAATGAAAAAAGAAGTTACGGATTTTTTAGGATTACATGTAAAGCCGATTGAAGATGTAACTGCTACTGATGTGGCAATCATCAAATATTTAGCTGCTAATGGACTTTTATTTTTCAAAGAAAAATATGAACACAGCTATCCTCATTGTTGGCGTTGTGAAACTCCGTTGATAAACTATGCAACTTCGTCATGGTTTGTTTCAGTGATAAAATTAAAAGAAGATAATCTATTATTAGATACTGCTAAAACTATTAATTGGTCTCCGGATTATATTAAAGAAGGTCGTTTTGGAAATTGGCTTGAAGGGGCTCGCGATTGGTCAATTAGTCGTCAGCGCTTTTGGGCTTCAGTGATTCCAATTTGGCGTTGCACGGAATGTAATGAAATTAGGGTCTTTGGCTCAGTAAAAGAACTTGAAGAAGCAAGTGGTCAAAAAGTTACTGATCTGCATAAACATATTGTTGATACAATTACCTTTAATTGCACCTGCGGAAAGACAATGCGTCGTGTACCTGATGTGCTTGATACCTGGTTTGACAGTGGTTCAATGCCGTATGCCCAGATGCATTATGATTTTGAAAACAAAGAAAAATTTGAAAACAATTTTCCAGCCAACTTTATTGCTGAAGGTATTGATCAGACACGCACCTGGTTTTATTATTTACATGTTCTTGCCACAGGCTTATTTAAAAAAGCAGCTTTCCAGAATGTGATTGTTAATGGAACAGTCTTGGCTGAAGATGGAAAAAAGATGAGTAAGCGTTTGCAAAATTATCCTGATCCAAATTTGTTAATGGATAAGTTTGGCGCTGATGCTTTGCGCGCGTATTTATTGGCTGCACCTGTTATGCAAGCAGAGAACATGAATTTTTCTGAAAAAGGAGTACAGGAAGCTTTGCGAAAAAATATTATGATCTTATGGAATGTCTATGCATTCTATGAAATGTATGGCGGAGAAGAAGACCCACGCAATGAATCAAAAAATATTTTGGACCAATGGATTTTGGCTCGTTTACAACAATTAATCAGCTCCGTGACTGAGGCAATGGAAAAATATAATTTACCAAAAGCTATGCGTCCGATTACAGATTTTATTGATGATCTTTCAACCTGGTATCTTCGTCGTTCCCGTGATCGTGTTAAAGAAATTAATGATGATAAAATTGCCTTCTTGCAAACAATGAAATATGTTTTATTAGAGTTATCAAAAGTAATGGCACCATTCACACCGTTTGTAGCAGAAGGACTTTGGCAAAAAGTTAGTGGTAATAATTTTAGTAATGAAGATCAAAGTGTTCATTTAATGCTATGGCCAAAGATGTCGGATGTGAAGGAGATAGCAATTGCAGAAATGATCGTTGTTAGAAAAATTGTGGAAATGGGATTAGCTGAAAGAGATATAAAAAAGATTAAAGTCCGGCAACCTTTGCAAAAAATAGTAGTGACCAGTAAAACACTACTAATTGAAAATCAAGATTTAATAGAATTGATTAAAGATGAATTAAATATTAAAGAAGTAGTTTTTCAAGCAGGGGATGAAGACAAGGTTGAACTTGATATAGTCATAACATCAGCTCTTGAAAAAGAAGGTTTAAAACGAGAAATTGTTCGAACAGTTAACCAAATACGCAAAGAACAAGGCTTGACTATTTATGATACTATTATGGTATATTGGTGGACTGATGAAGAAAAGCTAGAGGAAGTTTTTGCTGAGTATGGTGCGGATATCAAGGCTGATACTTTGGCAGAGGAAGTTACGAGAGAACAGAAAAATGAAGCCAAAGAATATACAATTAACAATTCAATAATTTATTTATTAATTAATAAACATTAA
- a CDS encoding ParA family protein produces MALIISIVNQKGGVGKTTTAVNLAAYLAQSGKHVLLVDIDPQANATSGLGIDHKQLEAGVYEAIIGAKELSSVLKRTLQDRLTVAPSTMALAGAGIELVSVPDRESRLSMILEKVRDDYDYIIIDGPPSLGLLTINSLVAADEILIPVQSEYYALEGLGQLLHTISLVQNNLKPSLGIMGAVITMFDKRNRLSTSVLNELYQYFPNRIFRSVIPRSVKLAESPSYGRSILHYDPSSKGGRAYEKLALEVINATKERQR; encoded by the coding sequence ATGGCATTAATCATTTCTATTGTAAATCAAAAGGGCGGTGTGGGTAAAACTACTACCGCTGTTAATTTGGCTGCTTATTTAGCACAAAGTGGAAAACACGTTTTACTGGTTGATATAGACCCACAAGCTAATGCTACCTCAGGTCTTGGTATTGACCATAAACAACTGGAAGCTGGAGTCTATGAAGCAATTATTGGCGCAAAAGAATTATCGTCTGTTTTAAAAAGAACCTTGCAAGATCGTTTAACCGTTGCACCATCAACCATGGCTTTGGCAGGAGCAGGAATTGAATTAGTGAGCGTGCCTGATCGTGAATCTCGGTTGTCTATGATTTTAGAAAAAGTTCGAGATGATTATGATTATATAATTATTGATGGACCACCATCTTTGGGATTATTAACTATTAATAGTTTAGTGGCTGCTGATGAAATATTAATTCCTGTGCAAAGTGAATATTATGCCCTGGAAGGATTAGGGCAGTTACTGCATACCATTAGTTTGGTTCAGAATAATTTAAAGCCCAGCCTGGGAATTATGGGAGCGGTTATTACAATGTTTGATAAACGTAATCGGCTGTCAACTTCGGTTTTAAATGAACTATATCAATATTTTCCTAATAGAATTTTTCGTTCAGTAATTCCTCGTTCAGTTAAGTTAGCTGAATCACCAAGTTATGGTCGCTCAATTTTACATTATGATCCGTCTTCAAAAGGTGGACGTGCTTATGAAAAATTAGCTTTGGAAGTTATTAACGCCACCAAAGAAAGACAGAGATAA
- a CDS encoding M48 family metallopeptidase — protein sequence MSVFFIVVILIGWVFSQAMQESSILYIAVGFSFISSFISYWFSDKIVLAMSSAHAITQESNREIYRLVENLCITAGLPVPKIYIIDDTAPNAFATGRNPEHAAIAMTTGLIQKLDQSELEGVIAHELSHIGNRDILVATIATVMVGIVVLLADWFMRWSFFGHRRSSDSNQSGQMQLIITIVAIVLAILAPLFATMLQLAISRKREFLADADGAMLTRYPEALASALEKISRDQEPLEVANRATAHLYFASPFKEVGGKKIGFFTKAFMTHPPVEERIAALRGIKM from the coding sequence ATGTCAGTATTCTTTATTGTGGTTATTTTAATTGGTTGGGTATTTAGTCAGGCCATGCAAGAATCAAGTATCTTATACATAGCAGTTGGTTTTAGTTTTATTTCAAGTTTTATTAGTTATTGGTTTAGTGACAAAATAGTGTTGGCCATGAGTAGTGCTCATGCCATTACTCAAGAAAGTAATAGAGAGATATATCGATTAGTAGAAAATCTTTGTATCACTGCGGGTCTGCCTGTTCCAAAAATTTATATTATAGACGACACAGCTCCTAATGCCTTTGCAACTGGCCGTAATCCTGAACATGCTGCCATTGCTATGACTACTGGATTAATCCAAAAATTAGATCAAAGTGAACTTGAGGGAGTAATTGCTCATGAACTTTCTCATATTGGTAATCGAGATATATTAGTAGCCACTATTGCCACGGTGATGGTTGGTATTGTGGTTTTGCTAGCTGATTGGTTTATGCGCTGGAGTTTTTTTGGACATCGACGAAGTAGTGATAGTAATCAATCAGGTCAAATGCAGTTGATAATTACTATCGTTGCTATAGTACTGGCAATTTTAGCACCTCTGTTTGCTACAATGTTGCAATTGGCAATTTCTCGTAAGCGAGAATTTTTAGCTGATGCAGATGGAGCAATGCTTACTCGTTATCCGGAAGCTTTAGCAAGTGCTTTAGAAAAAATTTCTCGTGATCAAGAACCATTGGAAGTTGCCAATCGTGCTACTGCTCATTTGTATTTTGCTTCACCTTTTAAGGAAGTTGGTGGAAAAAAGATTGGATTTTTTACCAAAGCTTTTATGACGCACCCACCAGTAGAAGAAAGAATTGCAGCTTTGAGAGGGATTAAAATGTAA
- the prfA gene encoding peptide chain release factor 1: MYEETKQQFNEVEAELMSPEIQADRTKLTTIAKKHAELKRAVDLINRLEKAQEGFANNEKMINEEKDEDLRSMAIEENKSLETEITDIQALIKDELFPANPLDKKNAIVEIRAGTGGDESTLFAAELFRMYSRYAEKQGWKIEILDSSRIGLGGYKEIIFTIEGSNVYGLMKYEGGTHRVQRVPETEKAGRIHTSAVTVAVFPEAEEVDIEIKPSDIRIDTFCSSGPGGQSVNTTYSAIRILHIPTGILVSCQDQKSQHQNKEKALQVLRSRLLQKAEDEKRAKESAARKEQVGSGDRSDKIRTYNFPQDRVTDHRLKESWHSINLIMDGDLDEITHALKNYFAAQRETSA, from the coding sequence ATGTACGAAGAAACAAAACAACAATTTAACGAAGTTGAAGCCGAACTGATGAGTCCGGAGATTCAGGCTGACCGAACAAAATTAACAACCATAGCAAAAAAGCATGCAGAGCTAAAACGAGCAGTTGATTTAATTAATCGACTAGAAAAAGCTCAGGAAGGTTTTGCCAATAATGAAAAAATGATCAATGAAGAAAAAGATGAAGATCTGCGTAGCATGGCTATAGAAGAAAATAAATCTTTAGAAACCGAAATTACAGATATTCAAGCCTTAATTAAAGATGAGCTTTTTCCGGCCAACCCACTTGATAAAAAAAATGCTATTGTGGAAATTCGTGCTGGAACCGGCGGTGATGAATCAACACTATTTGCGGCTGAACTATTTCGTATGTATTCCCGCTATGCTGAAAAACAAGGCTGGAAAATTGAAATATTAGATTCAAGTCGTATTGGACTTGGTGGATATAAAGAAATAATTTTTACCATTGAAGGAAGTAATGTCTATGGCTTAATGAAATATGAAGGAGGAACACACCGCGTTCAACGGGTTCCAGAAACAGAAAAAGCGGGACGTATTCATACTTCAGCCGTCACTGTCGCCGTCTTTCCAGAAGCCGAAGAAGTTGATATTGAAATTAAACCAAGTGATATCAGAATCGATACATTCTGTTCCTCAGGACCTGGTGGTCAAAGTGTTAACACAACCTATTCGGCAATCCGTATACTTCATATTCCAACCGGCATCCTTGTTTCTTGTCAGGATCAAAAATCACAGCATCAAAATAAAGAAAAAGCCTTACAAGTTTTACGCTCTCGTTTGCTCCAAAAAGCCGAAGATGAAAAACGTGCCAAAGAATCAGCTGCCCGAAAAGAACAAGTTGGTTCTGGAGACCGCAGTGATAAAATACGAACCTATAATTTCCCCCAAGACCGTGTAACCGATCATCGCCTTAAAGAAAGTTGGCATTCAATTAACTTAATAATGGATGGTGACTTAGACGAAATAACTCATGCCCTCAAAAACTACTTTGCCGCTCAACGTGAAACAAGCGCTTGA
- a CDS encoding ParB/RepB/Spo0J family partition protein, translated as MSNGLGRGLGSLIPQKNDPVTTPPSSSTIEGEVMRVSPDVIIANPRQPRNNFSDAELNELVQSVREYGIIQPLVVTKTAGGYELIAGERRLRAARLVGLKEVPIVIREADDQEKLEIALIENIQREDLNAVELALGYKKLAEEFNLNQDQLAKKLGKSRPVVTNTLRILQLPQAIQDALINGEITEGHAKILVGLDSEQKQFELFNRIKTRHLNVDTTLLEARRMGGTKQARIQINYADKDKEMILRQFFGAKSEIKRVRKGGEVVVHFTSEEELEGIIKKIS; from the coding sequence ATGTCCAATGGTTTAGGTCGGGGACTTGGTTCTCTGATTCCACAAAAAAATGATCCAGTAACAACGCCTCCTTCGAGTTCCACAATAGAGGGTGAGGTTATGCGTGTTAGTCCTGATGTAATTATTGCCAATCCTCGTCAGCCACGAAATAATTTTAGCGATGCTGAACTTAATGAATTAGTGCAATCAGTTCGTGAATATGGAATTATCCAACCGCTCGTTGTCACAAAAACTGCCGGAGGATATGAATTAATTGCTGGTGAGCGTCGATTACGGGCTGCGAGACTTGTTGGCTTGAAAGAAGTGCCAATAGTAATTCGGGAAGCGGATGATCAAGAAAAATTGGAAATCGCTTTGATTGAAAATATTCAACGTGAAGATTTGAATGCGGTTGAGTTGGCCTTGGGGTATAAAAAGCTTGCTGAAGAATTTAATTTAAACCAAGATCAGTTAGCAAAAAAACTTGGTAAGTCACGACCGGTTGTAACAAATACATTACGTATTTTACAATTACCACAAGCCATTCAAGATGCTTTAATTAACGGAGAAATTACCGAAGGTCATGCCAAAATATTAGTTGGTCTTGATTCAGAGCAAAAACAATTTGAATTATTCAATCGTATTAAAACTCGTCACTTAAATGTAGACACAACATTGCTTGAAGCGCGTCGGATGGGTGGAACTAAGCAAGCTCGCATTCAAATTAACTATGCTGATAAAGATAAAGAAATGATACTCCGACAATTTTTTGGCGCTAAGTCAGAAATAAAACGAGTTCGTAAAGGGGGAGAAGTGGTTGTTCACTTTACCAGCGAGGAAGAATTAGAGGGGATTATTAAGAAGATTAGTTAA
- the rpmE gene encoding 50S ribosomal protein L31: MKKEIHPTYYPTAEIKCACGNVLVVGSTLAELTTELCSNCHPFYTGKQKLVDTARRVEKFQAKAGAKTALKAVRGKTAKRAAKATVKVAKKATKK; encoded by the coding sequence ATGAAAAAAGAAATTCACCCAACATACTACCCTACAGCCGAGATTAAATGCGCTTGCGGCAATGTTTTAGTTGTTGGCTCAACACTAGCTGAACTTACAACTGAACTTTGTTCAAATTGTCATCCTTTTTATACTGGTAAACAAAAATTGGTTGATACTGCTCGTCGTGTTGAGAAATTCCAAGCTAAAGCTGGTGCTAAAACAGCCCTTAAAGCTGTTCGTGGAAAAACTGCTAAGCGTGCCGCCAAAGCCACTGTAAAAGTTGCCAAGAAAGCTACGAAAAAATAA